One region of Jatrophihabitans cynanchi genomic DNA includes:
- a CDS encoding bacterial proteasome activator family protein, which produces MSDDIQHPQPEPSDADERAKNEIEPAEPSDAEELTAMVEQPAKVMRIGTMIKQLLEEVRAAPLDEAGRQRLREIHESSIHELEDGLAPELREELDRLSLPFGSEVPSEAELRIAQAQLVGWLEGLFHGIQTALFAQQMAARAQLEQMRGRALPPGVGEQHVIVGPGGQMIVPGGRLGEPGEERPERGTGQYL; this is translated from the coding sequence GTGAGCGATGACATCCAGCACCCGCAGCCCGAGCCGTCCGACGCCGACGAGCGGGCCAAGAACGAGATCGAGCCGGCCGAGCCGTCCGACGCCGAGGAGCTGACCGCCATGGTCGAGCAGCCGGCGAAGGTGATGCGCATCGGCACGATGATCAAGCAGCTGCTGGAGGAGGTCCGGGCCGCTCCGCTGGACGAGGCGGGCCGGCAGCGGTTGCGCGAGATCCACGAGTCCTCGATCCACGAGCTCGAGGACGGCCTGGCGCCCGAACTGCGCGAGGAGCTGGACCGGCTGAGCCTGCCGTTCGGTTCGGAGGTGCCGTCCGAGGCCGAGCTGCGGATCGCCCAGGCCCAGCTGGTCGGCTGGCTGGAGGGCCTGTTCCACGGCATCCAGACGGCGCTGTTCGCCCAGCAGATGGCCGCCCGTGCCCAGCTGGAGCAGATGCGCGGCCGCGCCCTGCCGCCCGGCGTCGGTGAGCAGCACGTGATCGTCGGCCCCGGCGGGCAGATGATCGTGCCGGGCGGGCGGCTCGGCGAGCCCGGCGAGGAGCGGCCGGAGCGCGGCACCGGCCAGTACCTCTGA
- a CDS encoding HAD family hydrolase, whose amino-acid sequence MNPATAGNSIRMLATDLDGTLLRSDGTVSDRTRAALRAADDAGLLIAFVTGRPPRWLDEVIETTGHLGVAVGANGAVLYDLARELVLRAHFLQPPALAELARDLRAAFPDVQFAAEYGHGFAAEPGYVHDWQINPRADRQGRPIPPPVVGELTEILAQPAVKLLAKDRGADADDFLTLAGDVIGERASVTHSSSFGLLEIGAPGVTKASGLADLAGSHGISAAQIVAVGDMPNDVPMLVWAGTSYAVANAHPAAVAAAGAVLGSNDEDAVAVLIESLLAG is encoded by the coding sequence ATGAACCCCGCTACGGCAGGCAACTCGATCCGGATGCTCGCGACCGATCTGGACGGCACGCTGCTGCGCTCCGACGGCACGGTGTCCGACCGCACCCGCGCGGCGCTGCGCGCTGCCGACGACGCCGGGCTGCTGATCGCGTTCGTCACCGGCCGTCCGCCGCGTTGGCTGGACGAGGTGATCGAGACGACCGGGCACCTGGGCGTGGCAGTCGGGGCGAACGGAGCGGTGCTGTACGACCTGGCGCGCGAGCTGGTGCTGCGCGCGCACTTCCTGCAGCCGCCGGCGCTGGCCGAGCTGGCCCGTGACCTGCGTGCGGCGTTCCCGGACGTGCAGTTCGCGGCCGAGTACGGCCACGGCTTCGCGGCCGAACCCGGCTACGTGCACGACTGGCAGATCAACCCGCGCGCCGACCGGCAGGGCCGGCCGATACCGCCACCGGTCGTCGGCGAGCTGACCGAGATCCTCGCGCAGCCGGCCGTCAAGCTGCTCGCCAAGGACCGCGGCGCCGATGCCGACGACTTCCTGACCCTGGCCGGCGACGTGATCGGCGAGCGGGCCAGCGTGACCCACTCGTCCTCGTTCGGTCTGCTGGAGATCGGCGCGCCGGGCGTCACCAAGGCCAGCGGGCTGGCCGACCTGGCCGGCTCGCACGGCATCAGCGCGGCGCAGATCGTGGCGGTCGGCGACATGCCCAACGACGTGCCGATGCTGGTCTGGGCCGGGACGAGCTACGCCGTGGCCAACGCGCATCCGGCGGCGGTGGCAGCGGCGGGCGCGGTGCTGGGCAGCAATGACGAGGACGCCGTGGCCGTCCTGATCGAGTCGCTGCTGGCCGGCTGA
- the serS gene encoding serine--tRNA ligase has protein sequence MIDLRVLRDDPDLVRASQRVRGADEGVVDALLAADDARRAAVARADALRAEQKAASRSVAKAGADERAHLLARARDLAAQVKAAEADQAAADAALRAAQLAVPNVVEDGVPPGGEDDFVTLETVGIVPEVAEPRDHTEIGAALRAIDTERGAKVSGARFYFLIGVGAQLELALVNLAMEQAAAAGFVPVIAPALVKPETMEGTGFLGAHAAEVYKLADDELYLVGTSEVALAGYHANEILDRDSLPLRYAGFSSCFRREAGSYGKDTKGIIRVHWFDKVEMFSYVPAEDAREEHQRLLAWERQFLDTLELAYRVIDVAAGDLGSSAARKYDCEAWFPSQGTYRELTSTSNCTTFQARRLNIRTRGAAGNEPVATLNGTLCAIARTIACLLDHHQQPDGSVYVPAALRPWLGGREVLTPA, from the coding sequence GTGATCGACCTCAGAGTGCTGCGCGACGACCCCGACCTGGTGCGCGCGTCCCAGCGGGTCCGCGGCGCGGATGAGGGCGTGGTCGACGCGCTGCTCGCCGCCGACGACGCCCGGCGTGCCGCGGTGGCCCGGGCGGATGCGTTGCGTGCCGAGCAGAAGGCGGCCAGCAGATCGGTCGCGAAGGCCGGTGCGGACGAGCGCGCTCACCTGCTCGCGCGGGCGAGGGATCTCGCGGCGCAGGTGAAGGCGGCCGAGGCCGACCAGGCCGCCGCCGACGCGGCGCTGCGGGCGGCCCAACTCGCGGTGCCGAACGTCGTCGAGGACGGCGTGCCGCCCGGTGGCGAGGACGACTTCGTGACCCTGGAGACGGTCGGGATCGTGCCCGAGGTCGCCGAGCCGCGTGACCACACCGAGATCGGCGCGGCGCTCAGGGCGATCGACACCGAGCGTGGCGCCAAGGTCAGCGGCGCGCGCTTCTACTTCCTCATCGGGGTCGGCGCGCAGCTCGAGCTGGCGCTGGTCAACCTGGCCATGGAGCAGGCCGCCGCGGCCGGCTTCGTCCCGGTCATCGCGCCCGCGCTGGTGAAGCCGGAGACGATGGAGGGCACCGGCTTCCTCGGCGCGCACGCGGCCGAGGTGTACAAGCTGGCCGACGACGAGCTGTACCTGGTCGGCACGTCCGAGGTGGCGCTCGCCGGCTACCACGCGAACGAGATCCTGGACCGCGACAGCCTGCCGCTGCGCTACGCCGGCTTCTCCTCGTGTTTCCGCCGCGAGGCCGGTTCGTACGGCAAGGACACCAAGGGCATCATCCGGGTGCACTGGTTCGACAAGGTCGAGATGTTCTCCTACGTGCCCGCCGAGGACGCGCGCGAGGAGCACCAGCGGCTGCTCGCCTGGGAGCGGCAGTTCCTGGACACGCTCGAGCTGGCCTACCGGGTGATCGACGTGGCGGCAGGTGACCTGGGCAGCTCGGCCGCACGCAAGTACGACTGCGAGGCGTGGTTCCCGTCGCAGGGCACGTACCGCGAGCTCACCTCGACGTCCAACTGCACGACGTTCCAGGCGCGCCGGCTCAACATCCGCACCCGCGGGGCGGCCGGCAACGAGCCGGTGGCCACCCTGAACGGGACACTGTGCGCGATCGCCCGCACGATCGCCTGCCTGCTCGATCACCACCAGCAGCCGGACGGCTCGGTGTACGTGCCCGCCGCGCTGCGTCCGTGGCTCGGCGGCCGCGAGGTGCTGACGCCTGCATGA
- a CDS encoding inorganic phosphate transporter, with protein MDISFLVIVVIVTALVFDFTNGFHDTANAMATSIATGALQPKVAVAICAVLNLAGAFLSTAVAKTISGGLVDETRVTPAIIFGGLVGAIVWNLVTWLAGLPSSSSHALFGGLIGAVFVAAGSGAVHFDAVVSKILLPALASPLVAGLVALLATSAVYRIIRRTRRSTVQRGFRAGQTVSASLVSLAHGTGDAQKTMGVITLVLISAGALPADSGPPLWVIVTAGLAIAAGTYAGGWRIIRTMGKGLTDIEAPQGFAAETSSTAVLLASSHLGFALSTTHVCAGGILGAGLGRRRAQVRWTLAGRMAMAWLVTLPMAALVGGVAAKVASTGNAGVAVVAALALLAVAAIYRHSRRQPVTADNVNGVPEPAVELAASVPAVAA; from the coding sequence GTGGACATCTCCTTCCTGGTGATCGTCGTGATCGTGACGGCCCTGGTGTTCGACTTCACCAACGGCTTCCACGACACCGCCAACGCGATGGCGACCTCGATCGCGACCGGCGCGTTGCAGCCGAAGGTGGCCGTCGCGATCTGCGCGGTGCTGAACCTGGCCGGAGCGTTCTTGTCGACCGCGGTCGCCAAGACCATCTCCGGCGGCCTGGTCGACGAGACCCGGGTGACACCGGCGATCATCTTCGGCGGCCTGGTCGGCGCGATCGTGTGGAACCTGGTCACGTGGCTGGCCGGGCTGCCGTCGTCGTCGTCGCATGCCTTGTTCGGCGGCCTGATCGGCGCGGTCTTCGTCGCCGCCGGCTCGGGCGCCGTGCACTTCGACGCGGTCGTCTCGAAGATCCTGCTGCCCGCGCTCGCGTCGCCGCTGGTGGCCGGCCTGGTCGCCTTGCTGGCGACGTCCGCCGTCTACCGGATCATCCGGCGCACCCGCCGCAGCACCGTGCAGCGCGGCTTCCGCGCCGGGCAGACCGTGTCCGCATCGCTGGTCTCGCTGGCGCACGGCACGGGTGACGCGCAGAAGACGATGGGCGTCATCACCCTGGTGCTGATCTCGGCCGGCGCGTTGCCTGCCGACTCCGGCCCCCCGTTGTGGGTGATCGTGACGGCCGGGCTGGCGATCGCGGCCGGCACCTACGCGGGCGGCTGGCGGATCATCCGGACGATGGGCAAGGGGCTCACTGACATCGAGGCGCCGCAGGGCTTCGCCGCCGAGACGTCCTCGACCGCCGTGCTGCTCGCCTCGTCGCACCTGGGCTTCGCGCTGTCGACCACGCACGTGTGCGCAGGCGGCATCCTCGGGGCCGGGCTGGGCCGCCGGCGCGCGCAGGTGCGCTGGACGCTGGCCGGACGGATGGCGATGGCCTGGCTGGTCACGCTGCCCATGGCCGCGCTGGTCGGCGGCGTGGCGGCGAAGGTGGCGTCCACCGGGAACGCAGGCGTCGCCGTGGTGGCGGCGCTGGCTCTCCTCGCCGTCGCTGCGATCTACCGACACTCGCGCCGTCAGCCGGTGACTGCGGACAACGTCAACGGGGTACCGGAACCCGCCGTCGAGCTGGCCGCTTCGGTGCCGGCCGTCGCCGCCTGA
- a CDS encoding ABC transporter ATP-binding protein, giving the protein MPTKPDVTSAGAPLPAGEPIVAIRDLNVHFALRTNSLSRLVGGSAGSVKAVDGVNLDLAPGEVLGLVGESGSGKSTLGRALLGLVRPTGGSIRYRGRELVGLSESTMRPLRRNLQMVFQDPGASFNPSMTVGGAIADALRIHGLFPGKGERRAAVATALERVGLAPAGRFIDKYPAELSGGQKQRAVIARAIALGPELLVADEPISMLDMSVRAKILGLLDELKRDLGLTYIYITHDLASARFFCDRIAIMYLGKIVEIGPTEQIFEEPRHPYTKALLRAVPDPDPSRGVARDLPRGEVPDASDPPAGCPFHPRCSQAFAPCGWQARDLPMILEQRWTEVPPDQYADESAIAGDLTIEEPAPQVALVKPGRGPAEDLLDLLEQERRRDPDEPLWTGVVGMGVDGGAVRMEFVPRAVPRLLPVAGTSVEVSCHLYHEPVPEQ; this is encoded by the coding sequence TTGCCGACGAAGCCTGACGTGACGTCCGCGGGCGCTCCGCTGCCGGCGGGCGAGCCGATCGTCGCGATCCGCGACCTGAACGTGCACTTCGCGCTGCGCACCAACTCGCTCTCTCGGCTGGTCGGCGGCTCGGCCGGCTCGGTCAAGGCGGTCGACGGGGTGAACCTCGACCTCGCGCCGGGCGAGGTGCTCGGCCTGGTCGGCGAATCCGGTTCGGGCAAGTCGACGCTCGGGCGCGCGCTGCTCGGGCTGGTCCGCCCGACAGGCGGCAGCATCCGGTACCGCGGCCGGGAGCTGGTCGGGCTGTCCGAGTCGACGATGCGCCCGCTGCGCCGCAACCTGCAGATGGTCTTCCAGGACCCGGGCGCGTCGTTCAACCCGTCGATGACCGTCGGCGGCGCGATCGCCGACGCGTTGCGCATCCACGGGCTGTTCCCGGGCAAGGGGGAGCGGCGAGCTGCCGTGGCCACCGCACTGGAGCGGGTCGGCCTCGCTCCGGCCGGCCGGTTCATCGACAAGTACCCGGCCGAGCTGTCCGGCGGCCAGAAGCAGCGTGCTGTGATCGCCCGCGCGATCGCGCTCGGCCCGGAGCTGCTCGTCGCCGACGAGCCGATCTCGATGCTGGACATGAGCGTGCGCGCGAAGATCCTCGGCCTGCTCGACGAGCTCAAGCGCGACCTCGGGCTGACCTACATCTACATCACGCACGACCTGGCCAGCGCCCGGTTCTTCTGCGACCGGATCGCGATCATGTACCTCGGCAAGATCGTCGAGATCGGCCCCACCGAGCAGATCTTCGAAGAGCCGAGGCACCCGTACACCAAGGCGCTGCTGCGCGCGGTGCCCGATCCGGATCCGTCCCGCGGCGTGGCCCGCGACCTGCCCCGCGGCGAGGTGCCCGACGCGTCCGACCCGCCGGCCGGCTGCCCGTTCCATCCGCGCTGCTCGCAGGCCTTCGCCCCGTGCGGGTGGCAGGCGCGCGACCTGCCGATGATCCTCGAGCAGCGCTGGACGGAAGTCCCACCGGATCAGTACGCCGACGAGTCGGCGATCGCCGGCGACCTGACGATCGAGGAGCCCGCACCGCAGGTGGCGCTGGTCAAGCCGGGGCGCGGTCCGGCCGAGGACCTGCTCGACCTGCTCGAGCAGGAGCGGCGCCGCGACCCGGACGAGCCGCTGTGGACCGGCGTCGTGGGCATGGGCGTGGACGGCGGCGCGGTGCGGATGGAGTTCGTACCGCGCGCGGTGCCCCGGCTGCTGCCCGTGGCCGGTACGTCCGTGGAGGTGTCCTGTCACCTGTACCACGAGCCCGTCCCCGAGCAGTGA
- a CDS encoding ABC transporter ATP-binding protein, with protein MSAEHVMDVRDLRVWYAGPAGPVRAVDGVSFALRPGEVLGLVGESGCGKSTLGRGLMGLLPRGAAIDGQIRFDGTEILALPRKQRERLRGAGMGLIFQEPMTRLDPLMRVSEHFEEAIKTHERSLSRHDRRNRALDALRSLGIPPTRYRNYPHEFSGGMRQRIMIALALALRPKFIIADEPTTALDVLVEAQILRILADIRETYAPAILLITHNLGIVAEACDRVAVMYAGRIVEQGPVREVFANPQHPYTRALLSSTISLSTQELVSIPGAPPDLVDPPAGCRFHPRCSHAMNVCLTFPPLVQRDAQLAECWLLADELTDEQRRPLQREEVSVADEA; from the coding sequence GTGAGCGCTGAGCACGTGATGGACGTCCGCGACCTGCGGGTCTGGTACGCCGGGCCGGCCGGTCCGGTCCGCGCCGTCGACGGCGTCTCGTTCGCGCTGCGGCCGGGCGAAGTGCTCGGCCTGGTCGGCGAGTCCGGCTGCGGCAAGTCGACGCTCGGACGCGGCCTGATGGGCCTGCTCCCGCGCGGCGCCGCGATCGACGGGCAGATCCGGTTCGACGGCACCGAGATCCTCGCACTGCCGCGCAAGCAGCGCGAGCGGCTGCGCGGTGCCGGCATGGGGCTGATCTTCCAGGAGCCGATGACCCGGCTGGACCCGTTGATGCGCGTGAGCGAGCACTTCGAGGAAGCGATCAAGACGCACGAGCGCTCGCTGTCACGGCACGATCGGCGCAACCGCGCGCTCGACGCGCTGCGTTCACTCGGGATCCCGCCGACGCGCTACCGCAACTACCCGCACGAGTTCTCCGGCGGCATGCGCCAGCGGATCATGATCGCGCTGGCGCTCGCGTTGCGTCCGAAGTTCATCATCGCCGACGAGCCGACGACCGCACTGGACGTGCTGGTCGAGGCCCAGATCCTGCGCATCCTCGCCGACATCCGCGAGACGTACGCGCCGGCCATCTTGCTGATCACGCACAACCTCGGCATCGTCGCCGAGGCGTGCGATCGGGTCGCGGTGATGTACGCCGGGCGCATCGTCGAGCAGGGTCCGGTGCGCGAGGTGTTCGCCAACCCGCAGCATCCGTACACCCGGGCGCTGCTGTCCTCGACGATCTCGCTGAGCACGCAGGAGCTGGTGTCCATCCCGGGTGCCCCGCCGGACCTCGTCGACCCGCCCGCCGGCTGCCGGTTCCACCCACGCTGCTCGCACGCGATGAACGTCTGCCTGACGTTTCCGCCGCTGGTGCAGCGCGACGCGCAGCTGGCCGAGTGCTGGCTGCTCGCCGACGAGCTGACCGACGAGCAACGCCGGCCACTGCAACGCGAGGAGGTGTCCGTTGCCGACGAAGCCTGA
- a CDS encoding ABC transporter permease yields the protein MSINLPELESTEVAVAVAPSGRRHSRIPGMDAMRATSGFQRGMLVAGIVIVLFFAVVAIFAPLLAPYGFNDASANGKFFIRLSPPSGQHWFGVASGGEDVLSQVIYGARTALEVIILAVVLSIVIGVPLGLVSGYLGGWLDRVLVLITDSLFAFPSLLLAIIVSISINHGQNTQGGGILSAAISITVVYVPQYFRVVRNATVAAREEPYVEAARAIGAPPRVLMTRYLFGNVVQSVPVIATLNAGDAILTLAGLGFLGYGIEPSAGAEWGYELSKAVSDAGNGQWWTSLYPGLAIVLIVVGVTLVGESLNDVLNPLLRTAKVTDVELPALEAGSYRER from the coding sequence ATGAGCATCAACTTGCCCGAACTCGAGAGCACCGAGGTCGCCGTCGCGGTCGCGCCGAGCGGCCGGCGGCACAGCCGGATCCCCGGCATGGACGCGATGCGGGCCACGTCCGGCTTCCAGCGCGGCATGCTGGTCGCCGGCATCGTCATCGTGCTGTTCTTCGCCGTCGTCGCGATCTTCGCGCCGCTGCTCGCGCCGTACGGCTTCAACGACGCTTCCGCGAACGGCAAGTTCTTCATCCGGCTCTCGCCGCCGTCGGGGCAGCACTGGTTCGGCGTCGCGTCCGGCGGCGAGGACGTGCTGTCGCAGGTGATCTACGGCGCTCGCACCGCGCTCGAGGTGATCATCCTCGCGGTGGTGCTCTCGATCGTGATCGGGGTGCCGCTCGGTCTGGTCTCCGGTTACCTCGGCGGCTGGCTGGACCGGGTGCTCGTGCTGATCACCGACTCGCTGTTCGCCTTCCCGTCATTGCTGCTCGCGATCATCGTGTCGATCTCGATCAATCACGGGCAGAACACCCAGGGCGGCGGCATCTTGTCCGCGGCCATCTCGATCACCGTCGTCTACGTGCCGCAGTACTTCCGCGTGGTGCGTAACGCGACCGTAGCCGCGCGCGAGGAGCCGTACGTCGAGGCGGCGCGTGCCATCGGCGCGCCACCTCGGGTGCTGATGACGCGGTACCTGTTCGGCAACGTGGTGCAGAGCGTGCCGGTGATCGCCACGCTCAACGCCGGCGACGCGATCCTCACCCTCGCCGGGCTGGGCTTCCTCGGCTACGGCATCGAACCGTCCGCCGGGGCCGAGTGGGGTTACGAGCTGAGCAAGGCGGTGAGCGACGCCGGGAACGGGCAGTGGTGGACCTCGCTCTACCCGGGACTGGCGATCGTCCTGATCGTGGTCGGCGTGACGCTCGTGGGCGAGTCCCTCAACGACGTGCTGAACCCGTTGCTCCGCACCGCGAAGGTCACCGATGTCGAGCTGCCCGCCCTGGAAGCGGGGAGCTACCGTGAGCGCTGA
- a CDS encoding ABC transporter permease: MVWILVTVVFFTVRGIGDPIKSAFAGHLSDAEIAKREHAAGLDKPLLEQYWHYITSVAHGNFGKALTENTPISHILIVNGAATLELSFWAVIVALAVGIPLGRVAARYRDRLPDVGLRLFAVLAYAVPVFFLGLLLKLLFAIKLGWLPANGRAGGQIEPLLNSVSPNTHIYAINAILYGDPSYFWDVIKHAVLPAITLGLLVAGVFLRLVRVNLLQTLRSDYVEAARARGVHEGRVVRKHAFRNALIPVVTVMGLQIAALLGGAVLTETTFEWQGLGYKLAYFLNRRDFVAVQGIVTAAAVIVALISFVIDVIAALIDPRVRY, translated from the coding sequence ATGGTGTGGATCCTCGTCACCGTCGTCTTCTTCACCGTCCGCGGTATCGGCGACCCCATCAAGTCCGCCTTCGCCGGCCACCTGTCCGACGCCGAGATCGCCAAGCGGGAGCACGCGGCCGGGCTGGACAAGCCCCTGCTGGAGCAGTACTGGCACTACATCACCAGCGTCGCGCACGGGAACTTCGGCAAGGCGCTGACCGAGAACACCCCGATCAGCCACATCCTCATCGTCAACGGCGCGGCCACCCTCGAGCTGTCGTTCTGGGCAGTGATCGTCGCGCTGGCCGTCGGCATCCCGCTCGGGCGGGTCGCGGCCCGCTACCGCGACCGGCTGCCGGACGTGGGCCTGCGGCTGTTCGCGGTCCTGGCGTACGCGGTGCCGGTGTTCTTCCTCGGCCTGCTGCTCAAGCTGCTGTTCGCGATCAAGCTCGGCTGGCTGCCGGCCAACGGCCGCGCCGGCGGGCAGATCGAGCCGCTGCTGAACAGCGTTTCGCCGAACACGCACATCTACGCGATCAACGCGATCCTGTACGGCGATCCGTCCTACTTCTGGGACGTCATCAAGCACGCGGTGCTGCCGGCGATCACACTCGGGTTGCTCGTCGCAGGCGTGTTCCTGCGCCTGGTGCGCGTCAACCTGCTGCAGACACTGCGCTCGGACTACGTCGAAGCCGCGCGTGCCCGCGGCGTGCACGAGGGCAGGGTGGTACGCAAGCACGCGTTCCGCAACGCGCTCATCCCGGTCGTCACCGTGATGGGCCTGCAGATCGCGGCGCTGCTCGGCGGCGCGGTGCTCACCGAGACCACCTTCGAGTGGCAGGGGCTCGGCTACAAGCTCGCCTACTTCCTGAACCGGCGTGACTTCGTCGCGGTACAGGGCATCGTCACTGCGGCGGCGGTGATCGTCGCGCTGATCAGCTTCGTGATCGACGTCATCGCCGCGCTGATCGACCCGCGGGTGAGGTACTGA
- a CDS encoding ABC transporter substrate-binding protein, whose product MAAAAALAVSLGACGAGKKKSDNSSPAPGGSGSSSATGSKAITIGTTDQVVALDPAGSYDNGSLLLEDNIYQFLMNVPAGGKAPAPDAADKCGFSSPTEYTCTLKQGLKFSNGDPLTADDVVFSFNRINKINDPNGPASLIGNMTKVEAKDASTVVFTLKNPNDQTWPFVLGTSAGPIVDSKVFPADKLLSDDKVVGSGPFMLGSYNKNSLVQLKANPNYTGPNKAKASDITLKYYTESNNLKLDVQSGAIDIAWRSLAPTDVESLSKDSNVKVLTGSGGELRYMVFNFKTMPGNNDAQKLAIRQAIAYSVDRNDLATNVYKGTYQPAYSMIPQGIADATEPFKDTYGDAPNKDKAKQTLTAAGVTTPVNLNIDYTTDHYGPTSADEWNEIKRQLESTGLFKVKINGTAWTTYNAERVKDTYSIYQLGWFPDFVDGDNYLGPFLAENNFVHAHYCDPGAQNRPCDKDGVLPLLTQEETKAGAERTDAFKQIQEKLATGTLPLLPLLSGKQVAVTGKGISGVQDTLDPTYQFRMWLFSKS is encoded by the coding sequence GTGGCTGCGGCCGCAGCGTTAGCCGTGTCGCTCGGCGCGTGCGGCGCGGGGAAGAAGAAGAGCGACAACTCCAGCCCGGCGCCGGGCGGCAGCGGGAGTTCGTCCGCGACGGGCAGCAAGGCGATCACCATCGGCACGACCGACCAGGTCGTCGCTCTCGACCCGGCGGGCTCGTACGACAACGGCTCGCTGCTGCTCGAGGACAACATCTACCAGTTCCTGATGAACGTCCCCGCGGGCGGCAAGGCGCCCGCGCCCGATGCTGCCGACAAGTGCGGCTTCTCCTCGCCGACCGAGTACACGTGCACGCTCAAGCAGGGGCTGAAGTTCTCCAACGGCGATCCACTGACGGCCGATGACGTGGTGTTCTCCTTCAACCGCATCAACAAGATCAACGACCCTAACGGTCCCGCCTCGCTGATCGGCAACATGACCAAGGTCGAGGCCAAGGACGCCAGCACGGTCGTCTTCACGCTCAAGAACCCGAACGACCAGACCTGGCCGTTCGTGCTCGGGACCTCCGCCGGGCCGATCGTCGACAGCAAGGTGTTCCCGGCCGACAAGCTGCTCTCGGACGACAAGGTCGTCGGTTCCGGGCCGTTCATGCTCGGCAGCTACAACAAGAACTCGCTGGTGCAGCTCAAGGCGAACCCGAACTACACCGGCCCCAACAAGGCCAAGGCCAGCGACATCACGCTGAAGTACTACACCGAGTCGAACAACCTCAAGCTCGACGTGCAGAGCGGTGCGATCGACATCGCGTGGCGCAGTCTCGCCCCGACCGACGTCGAGAGCCTGAGCAAGGACAGCAACGTCAAGGTGCTGACCGGCTCCGGCGGCGAACTGCGCTACATGGTGTTCAACTTCAAGACGATGCCCGGCAACAACGACGCGCAGAAGCTGGCCATCCGGCAGGCGATCGCGTACTCGGTCGACCGCAATGACCTGGCGACGAACGTCTACAAGGGCACCTACCAGCCCGCCTATTCGATGATCCCGCAAGGTATCGCCGATGCGACCGAGCCGTTTAAGGACACCTACGGCGACGCGCCGAACAAGGACAAGGCCAAGCAGACGCTCACGGCCGCCGGCGTCACCACTCCGGTGAACCTGAACATCGACTACACCACCGACCACTACGGACCGACCTCGGCGGACGAGTGGAACGAGATCAAGCGCCAACTCGAGTCGACCGGGCTGTTCAAGGTTAAGATCAACGGCACGGCCTGGACGACCTACAACGCCGAGCGGGTGAAGGACACCTACTCGATCTACCAGCTCGGCTGGTTCCCGGACTTCGTGGACGGCGACAACTACCTCGGCCCGTTCCTCGCCGAGAACAACTTCGTCCACGCGCACTACTGCGACCCGGGTGCCCAGAACCGGCCGTGTGACAAGGACGGCGTGCTGCCGCTCCTGACCCAGGAGGAGACCAAGGCCGGCGCCGAGCGCACGGATGCGTTCAAGCAGATCCAGGAGAAGCTGGCCACCGGCACCCTGCCGCTGCTGCCGCTGCTCTCGGGCAAGCAGGTTGCCGTGACCGGCAAGGGGATCAGCGGTGTCCAGGACACCCTGGACCCCACCTATCAGTTCCGGATGTGGCTGTTCAGCAAGAGCTGA